A DNA window from Ranitomeya imitator isolate aRanImi1 chromosome 2, aRanImi1.pri, whole genome shotgun sequence contains the following coding sequences:
- the LOC138665436 gene encoding oocyte zinc finger protein XlCOF8.4-like: protein MDINNDKIAGRILNLTLEVIYLLTGEGYIFTKKTFEEPEISGNSSGRWSRTQNYIAVSPHVMTQENDNEQKILQLTNKIVHLLTGEVWEYLEGHRNLYMDIIVNDPSLTSQDGPNRRYTPEKCPIPLYSKDLPKEDQETSQDSQGEDLIDIKVEVLEDEEDAFEKNEEQCKEESPTTTPCDGKNRKIVAGEDPILSICDMKEKDIAVVKENQALGGPDVVCDGSALKRSDPDATNIDVHCTSHTCNDLFPCFHCFTKNSGLIPEETIDVCKTPFSCSACGKCFTKKSNLVRHQIIHTGEKPFPCPECGKRFKTKSDLVKHEKTHTGERPFSCIECGKRFSGKSNLFYHQLIHTGEKPFPCSECGKCFTRKQQLLVHQRTHTGEKPFPCLECGRCFSNKCDLVFHEKTHTGERPFSCSKCGKSFIRKFRLIHHQKTCRHQET, encoded by the exons ATGGACATAAATAATGACAAGATTGCTGGGAGAATATTAAATCTAACCCTTGAGGTCATCTATCTTCTGACTGGCGAG GGTTATATTTTTACAAAGAAGACATTTGAGGAACCTGAGATATCTGGCAATAGCTCAGGAAGATGGAGCAGGACACAAAATTACATTGCAGTGTCTCCTCATGTGATGACTCAGGAGAACGATAATGAGCAAAAGATTTTACAACTCACCAACAAGATTGTGCATCTCCTAACTGGAGAG gtctgggagtatttagaaggacacagaaatCTGTACATGGACATCATAGTAAATGACCCATCCCTCACATCACAGG ATGGTCCTAATAGGAGATATACACCTGAAAAATGTCCCATTCCTCTTTACTCCAAGGACCTTCCAAAGGAAGATCAAGAGACCTCACAAGACTCTCAG GGTGAAGATTTGATTGATATTAAAGTTGAAGtactagaagatgaagaagatgcatTTGAGAAGAATGAGGAGCAATGCAAGGAGGAGTCACCTACTACCACACCAT GTGATGGAAAGAATAGGAAGATTGTTGCTGGGGAAGATCCAATTTTATCTATTTGTGATATGAAAGAAAAAGACATTGCAGTGGTTAAGGAAAATCAGGCTCTGGGTGGACCAGATGTAGTATGTGATGGTTCTGCCCTCAAGAGAAGTGATCCCGATGCAACAAATATTGATGTGCATTGCACATCCCATACATGTAATGACTTGTTCCCATGTTTTCATTGTTTTACAAAAAATTCAGGTCTGATTCCAGAAGAGACAATTGATGTATGTAAAACCCCATTTTCATGCTCTgcctgtggaaaatgttttaccaaGAAATCAAATTTGGTCCGCCATCAGATTATTCATACAGGTGAAAAGCCTTTCCCTTGCCCCGAGTGTGGAAAGCGCTTCAAAACGAAAAGTGATCTGGTGAAGCATGAGAAAACACACACTGGAGAGAGACCTTTTTCATGCATTGAATGTGGCAAACGTTTTTCAGGTAAATCTAACCTTTTTTATCATCAGCtaatccacacaggagagaagccatttccaTGCTCTGAGTGCGGCAAATGCTTTACACGTAAACAGCAGCTTCTTGTTCACCAGAGgacacacacaggggagaaaccattcccatgtttggaatgtgggagatgTTTCAGTAATAAGTGTGATCTAGTTTTCCATGAGAAGACTCACACTGGAGAGAGACCGTTTTCATGTTCGAAATGTGGTAAAAGTTTCATTCGGAAGTTTCGGCTCATTCATCACCAGAAAACTTGTAGACATCAAGAGACTTAA